The following nucleotide sequence is from Gordonia jinghuaiqii.
CCGCAAGGAGCTGGTGATGTTCGGTCCGCGTGAGCAGCTGTTGACCTCGGAGCAGCCGGTGGTCAAGCAGTTCCTCTCCGGTGACCGGTTCGGTCCGATCGGTATGTCGGAGGAGAAGGACGACGCGGTTGCCGCGCAGGAGGCTGCGATGCAGGCTGCGGGTATCTCCGGTGGCGGTACCAAGGAGGACTTCACCGAGATCATCCCGCAGGTGCAGCCCAATCCTGGTATGCCCGAACGCAAGGCCGTCGCCCGCCACCGCGAGCGGGTGCACGCACTGCTGCCGGAGCTCCCGCCGCACGCGCAGGAAGCGGTCCGCCGCAGCATGGAGGAAGAGGACCGCATCCGTGCCGAGGGCGACGCCCATGCGGCGGATGTGGCCGGCGGCGTCGCCGGGCCGAGGGGGCGGGACTGGCAGGACGGACCCACTCAGGTCCTGCCCCGGGTCTGAGAGCGCGTCCGGCGCAGCGTCGTCGTCGCGGCCCGCGCACGCCCGCTACCTATAGATGTTAGGTTTTAGGTTCCGTGCCGGGCCGTGAACTCCTCACGAGTACCCATGCCTGAAGTGGAGGCGAATCGTTCATGAGAATTGATCCCCGTACACCTGTCCTCGTGGGGGGTGGGCAGGTGAACGAACGAGACGGTGGGGTCGAACCCGTCGATCTGATCGTGCGTGCCGCACGAGAGGCCGCAGCGCAGGCCGGCGCGCCCAAGCTGCTCGAGGTCGTCGACGCGGTGCGTGTGGTGGGTTTGCTCTCCTGGCGCTACCGCGATCCCGGTGCGCTCGTGGCGAACCGCATCGGCGCGACACCGAAGCGCACCGGTTACACGGGCAACGGTGGCAGTACTCCACAGGTGCTGGTCAACGACGCCGCCGAGGACATCGCCGCGGGACGGGCCGACGTCATCCTGATCGGCGGTGCGGAGTCCTGGCGGACGCGGATGAAGTTGCGTGCCAGGGGTGAGCGTCCGGCGTGGACCAGGCAGGACGACTCGGTGCCGCCGGCCGAGATCGTCGTGCCCGACGTGCCCATGGAGGCCGAGAGCGAGCGTCGGATCGGGCTGGACCGCCCGTCGTTCGTCTATCCGCTGTTCGAGCAGGCGCTGAGGATCTCGGCCGGTCGGGGCATCGTCGAGCATGCTCAGCACCTCGGCGCGCTCTGGTCGTCGTTCAGTGAGGTGGCCACGACGAACCCGTACGCCTGGACGCAGCGGTCCTACGTCGCCACCGAACTGGCGACGGCGTCGGAGAACAACCGCTGGATCTCGACTCCCTACCTGAAGTTGCTCAACTCCAACAACATGGTCGACCAGGGCGCCGCCCTGATCCTGTGCTCGGCCGGGGCCGCGGAGCGACTCGGTGTGCCTCGCTCGGAATGGGTGTTCCCGCACAGCGGTACCGAATCGAAGGATACCGACGCCGTCGCGGCACGCGGAGCGCTCGACCGGTCGGCGGCGATCAGGATCGGCGCACACCGCGCCCTGGAACTGGCCCGCCTGGGGATCGACGACGTCTCGTTCCTGGACATCTACTCCTGCTTCCCGTCCGCGGTGCAGGTGGCCGCCATCGAGCTGGGGCTCGATCCGAGTGGTACTCAGCGACCCCTCACCTGCACCGGTGGCCTCACCTTCGCCGGTGGACCGTGGAACAACTACAGCACGCACGCCATCGCCACGGTGGCGTCGCGGCTGCGGGAATCGCCGGGCACCTACGGTCTGGTGACCGCGAACAGCGGGTACCTCACCAAGCACGCCTTCGGCGTGTACAGCACCGAGCCTCCGGAAGGCGGCTTCCGGCGTGAGAACGTCCAGGCCGAGGTGGACGCCGAGCCCACGACGGCGGTGGCCGAAACCCATCACGGTGGAGCCGAGATCGAATCCTGGACAGTCGCTTTCGGCCGGGAGGGTGAGCCCGACAAGGCGTTTGTCGCGGCGCGGGTGCCGGGCGGTGCGCGGACGCTGGCGGTGGTCACCGACCGGGGGGACCTCGACGAGTTCGCCGACGCCGAGATGGCCGGCCGCTCGCTGCGGGTCGAGGAGTCCGGGACGGCCCGGCTCGATTGACCCGACATACCTAACGACGTAAGGTTTATTGCACAGACGCCGGGCATCCGGCGGTGAAGGAGAGACGCGATGAGCGAGATCGATGACTTTCGTGCGCGCTATGCGCAGCACGTCGGCCACGTCGCCGCCGGAGACATGAAATCCGCGTTGGCGGAGATGGTCCAGGAGAACCTCCCGACCGTGTTCGAGGGCGTCGACGTGCCCCGTGGCGCGATCGAGGACCATCGAATCGTCGGTGTCCGTGCGGATGGCGACCGGATGATCGGCGAGGCCGTCTACACATTCGACGGCCGTCGGGTCGGGCTCCGCTCGGTCTGGGAACGCCGCGACGGCACCTGGCTGGCCGCCGCCCTGGAGAACTTCCCGCCGGGTGATGGGGCATGACCGCCACGACGACCGACGTCCCGTGGGGTCCTGCTGTGGATGGTATCGACGCACCGTACTGGGAGGGTCTCCTCGCAGGTGAACTGCGTCTGCAGTGTTGCGGCACGTGTCGGACCTGGATCTGGAGCCCGCAGTCGGTGT
It contains:
- a CDS encoding acetyl-CoA acetyltransferase; the encoded protein is MRIDPRTPVLVGGGQVNERDGGVEPVDLIVRAAREAAAQAGAPKLLEVVDAVRVVGLLSWRYRDPGALVANRIGATPKRTGYTGNGGSTPQVLVNDAAEDIAAGRADVILIGGAESWRTRMKLRARGERPAWTRQDDSVPPAEIVVPDVPMEAESERRIGLDRPSFVYPLFEQALRISAGRGIVEHAQHLGALWSSFSEVATTNPYAWTQRSYVATELATASENNRWISTPYLKLLNSNNMVDQGAALILCSAGAAERLGVPRSEWVFPHSGTESKDTDAVAARGALDRSAAIRIGAHRALELARLGIDDVSFLDIYSCFPSAVQVAAIELGLDPSGTQRPLTCTGGLTFAGGPWNNYSTHAIATVASRLRESPGTYGLVTANSGYLTKHAFGVYSTEPPEGGFRRENVQAEVDAEPTTAVAETHHGGAEIESWTVAFGREGEPDKAFVAARVPGGARTLAVVTDRGDLDEFADAEMAGRSLRVEESGTARLD